The genome window GGCTCAATGGTGGAGGTGAAGATGGGCAGGCGGCTGGTGAACAAAGGCCCCACTTGGAAAAGACCTGTAGTAGTTACAGTGGCTAACCTGGAAGCTCAGATGGGAGGGACAGATTTTGATACAGTAAAGGTTAGTATTTTGTCTGTAGAGCAAAACCCTTATTGTCTATCTATTTTCAGCTGTTGCACACCTATGGCCAGTGTTTGGGAAGAGCTTCACAGGTCATTCATtcggaagaaaacaaaaacatttgagcaAACTGAGCACTGGTCTAAAAAAATGGGCCTGTTGTCTTACTCGTATTTACTTTCGGCTTGCATAACTCACAACGTAGGATTTGTCGGTGGAGATAGCCAGTGTCATGTATTTGCTTCAGTATGGCAATGGTGATTCTTTCTCAGGCTGAGATTTGGGAGGTTTATCTATGATGCTGTTGGTCTGTGAGTACTAAGCATGCCCACCTTATTGCACAAGCAGGCAGTGTGCCGTCGTAGCCTAACACTTGTCAAAAGAGGGATCAATTGCTTTATTTTActtaatgtttttgtagtttcagAAGTTGACTGCacaaaaaatgacaacaaaataaTTTATCTCCTTGAATTAATGcgcaaatatgaatgtagttgAACTACCAGCAAGCTActgcaaaatgtagttaaactactAGTTTAATTACATGTAGTTCACTACCTTTTTGCGTTACAGGTGAATGGTGAACCAGTGGTGCTCCCGTATGTCCATCCGATGGAGACGATGATGATCTACAGAGCACCGGGCAATGCTACAGTGGTGGAGTCCCGTGGTCTGCTTCGTGTCCAGTACAATCGCCAGGGATTCCtcaacatctctctctccaccctcttCTACAATGTTACTTGTGGTCTATGTGGCGTTTTTAATAGCAACTCCACTGATGACCTTCGCCTTCCAAATGGACGCCTGGCGGAGTCTACCGAACAGTTCACAGATGGCTGGCGGTCCATTGCTGATGATCTCACCTGTAATGGTGACTGCGATGACCTGTATCGAATGTGCACAGACTTGCGTCTCTACCAGAATCCTTGGATGTGTGGCAACATCAATGACCCGGGGAATAGTTCATTTCTGGCTTGTCACGCAGTGGTTAACCCCTCACCATTCTTCAGGAACTGCttgtacaacatgtgtgtaAAGCAAGGGAATCGTTCAGCCCTGTGTTCTTCACTGCAGGCTTATGCCACCGCCTGTCAGGATGCTCAAGTGGGCCTCGCGTCCTGGAGGAGTGCCACCAACTGCCGTGAGTCGATTTAGCTTTACTTTGAAGGAACAGGCTGATATTTTGGTTTTCTGGCATCAAACCCAGAGTGAGAATAAAGGATCAACTGTTCTATGTTGTAACTTGTTAGCGTGAAAGTTTGTCTTCAACACATCAACAtctgaaatgtttcatatttattgatatacaaatataccagtattttcatatttaatttccTCTACAGCTACCGAATCTGTCATTCCCCCGTTGGAagccaaaaatatatatatttcacccTGTAAAAACATCAAATTGAACTTCACATGTAATTTTGCTTTCGTATTAACTCTCACCCTCAGTCTTAATTGCCTTGTAGGCATCAGAGCACtcttgtttctttattgttaCCAAATGATATTCATAGACCTGTTTCACAGCAGTCATTTCGACTTGTCAAAGCAGGAAATGCAGAGGTGGAACTAATGACAATGACGATGGCTCTGTTCCAGCAGTTATTGAAATGCAATGTAGCTATTAATGAAGTTATTAGTcacacctgtgtttgacaaGTGAAAGGAAAAAGGTCTACAAGTGTTCCTCTTTGTTCCACTCTACCTCTGCTCTGTAGTGCTGCACTGATATTAACCTCTTCTTTGGCCAGCGCACTCTTGAAATAGagattttaatctcaatgagacttttacctggttaaataaaggataTAAATAAAGGTATTCTCTCCCCTGTCACTCATGCCTTGTAGGGGTTAAAGGTGGCGCTTAAAGCCTGCTTCTTTACCGACCGCGACTGAAGTCAATTTAAATTCACAACAGTTAGTGCCCACAACCCAGTTTCTAAGTGTCCATTGCAACTTTTCAAGCAACTATCATATATGTTTGCCAAATTATGGCGTAATACACTGCTTCTGTTTGTCTTTAGCGACCAACATAAGAAAACTTTGTCTGACAAAGGTACACAGCTAACCGTGCTAGTGCTATTTAGTCATATTTTGACAAAAAATAAGACAGTATAAAAAACATGGGTTTGGTCGTTGTCTTTGCTTTATCTTACCCTTGTTCTTCTGTCTCAGCTCTTCCCTGTCCACAGAACAGTCATTTTGATGAGTGCACCGGCGCCTGCCCTTTGACCTGTGTCAATCTAGATGAACCTGAAGAGCCATGTCAACTGCCATGCCAGGAGGGGTGTCAGTGTGAGGAAGGCTTTGCTCTTCGTGATGGCCTGTGTGTGGCACGCAGTGATTGTGGCTGCATGAGCCACGGGCGCCAGTTGGCCACTAATCAGACTTTCTGGACAGACTGGGAGTGCCAGGAGCGCTGCTACTGCAATGGCTCCGACAACAGCGTATACTGTCAGCTCGCACCCTGTCACCTTGAGGAGTACTGCCAGGAGGATGACGGCCTGTATTTATGCCAGCCGCGCACTGAGGCGCTGTGTGTGGCAGCTGGTTATggacattttctgccatttggTGGCGTCCCGTTTGAGCTGCAGAGCTCTTGTACTCTTAGGATGGCCACCACCGCCTGCGGGAGAGAGAACGGGGAGCACGCAACCAATAGTGGGAATTTTCCCCAATTTAAATTGGCAGCTCGTAATGAGGAAAGGGACACAGGCCAGGCCATTTGGGTGAGGGGCTTTGTACTAGAGGTCTACGAGTATGAGATTGAAGTGTCTCGAAGCTACAAAAACACTGTCACGGTGAGTGCATgaagaggaaatgaaacaaaagccattataatatattgtgtttatattaGGGAATGCTTGTAATACCTGGCTCATAATAAgaatatttatctatatatatttatacaacacCTCTTTTATACATGACCCCTGAAGGTCGGAGTTGTTGTATTTGTGAGGATATATTATTTCTAATCAAGCCGATTGAATAACCTTCAGAGGGTGAATTCCTCTTTGATTGGCTTAAGGTGGATCTAATTTCAATAGGCATCTTTTATCAGGCTGGATTTGGCTCAGACAAAACCCCGACCCTGAGCGACATTTGGACCGGGTTCACAAACCAACTGAAAGATCTGAGGAGGAACAGAAATGACACACATATTCcagtgctcacacacacacacacacacacacacacacacacgcacacgcacaccacaccacacacacgcacacacacacacatttttgctctccctctttctctcttataCAATTAGATTATATGAGAAACGCACAGAAACTCTTTCAGTGAGTCTTATTGTTATCCATTCATCACCTGGATTTCCCCACAtactttgaaaacatgcaagtcAGTTGGATTAGAAACTAAGACTTCTGTAGAAATGTGTACGTGTCAGCTGATGTGAACTGGAATAAGTTAGAATTCACTTTGTTCAAAGTAGAACCACTTTAATTGAATCTCTCGTCACTCAGGTGAATAAGGAGCGTTTGTACCTTCCTCTGAAGCTGGGGTCGGGGAAGGTCAACATCTTCTCCTGGGGCATGCAGCTCATCCTGGAGACAGATTTTGGCCTGAAGGTGGCCTTTGACTGGAACACTCTGCTCCTGTTCACTTTGCCCCACGATCTCTACAACTCCTCCTGCGGCCTCTGCCAGGGCATGCCCTTATCCCCACCCACCCTTACCACCACGGACTGGGGCATGGCCTGGGCAGAGAGGGACACCTTCTGCCAGGTGGGCTGCGGAGACTCGTGCCCACGCTGTGGCCTGGGGGAGACGAGCGTGCTAAACGACGTCCCTCTCATGGTGGCCGATGCCAACATGAACATGGACACAGACAACGGGGCAAATGAAGTGGACACAGGCATACGTTTCCACATCGGAAATggactgtatgtgtttgtggaGCCTGAGGCAGTGAGGCTGTGTGGGCTAATTGTGGATCGAGGAGGTGTGTTTGCACGCTGCCACAGCAAGGTGGTGCCAGCGTTCTTTTATCAAAGCTGCCTGCAGGACACCTGCTTGGACCAGGGAGCTCAGGATACAATATGTAACTGGCTGCAGATGTATGCCAGCACCTGCCAGACTCAAGCGGTGCCTGTTAGCGGCTGGAGGAGCGACACGCCGTGTGGTGAGTGCAAATCTGGGCTCGCCTTAATTTCACCATGTACTTCGATTATGTGTGCAGCGGTGCAAATGTCTCCCCTTGTTCTTACCTCTGCTGGTACCTACTTTgtccaggttttgagatatctgtCTGAAAAATAAGTCACAGCAACATGTTTTTCCAAAAATAATGTTACTGTGAATAATCCACAGAGCACAGTGTCCGCTATTTAGCTTTTAAATGATGACTTTATCACTACTGGGCACATAAAAGTATCAGCATGCCTTACGAGAAGTAAGTGAGAGGACATGTTACTTTTCCATTTGGGTGACCTGGGTGAAACAGATATATAATCATAATTATGATGTAAACACAGTCACTGAGCCTGGCTACTGTTAGTCAGGTacaaactgttattattattatttgggtGTATGGCTTAAAGAAGTTAAATGTGttcattagtgagctttagaggtgttggtagAAGTATTCTTGAGCTTTGGGCCGAGCACGGCTCTTTCCAGTCTTCATTCACaaggtattgatcttctcatctcaaaAAGAAAGCATGTATGTCAAAATGTTGAGCTGCCATAGAGCCACATAGAATCTAAAAGTGGACTCTCCCGTCAACACATATTTACCTCCTGACTCCTGACAACTATTTATACTGGAAAATGTCCGATGTGCACATTGTAGTCGGTGCATTAATTCACTAATATCTTTGCCAACCTGCCTGCTCCCAGTCCAGAGCTGTCTACCTAACAGCCATTACTCCAGTTGTGTGTCGGTCTGCCCGCCCCAGTGTGCCCCAGCCCGTGGCCAGAGGGACTGCAGCCAGGACTGTGTGGAGGGCTGCCAGTGTGACCAGGGCTACGTGCTCAACGGCAAGAGCTGCATCCTGCCTCAAAACTGCGGCTGCTACACTGATGGCAAGTACTATGAGGTCAGTCTCACATCCAGCACTACATGGAACAAACTCAATGCTCAGCTTTATAGTCCGAAACACTTTAGGTTAGGGTTTTGGCTGATCGTCTTTCAGTTTGGGACACATTTTGTATGAAATTGTCACGACTGGAAGTATTTTTAAGTCCGCTTTAACAAACCTCTCTGGCTTTAGAGCCATTTAATACCAGTGAAGTATAGAAATGGTATGGAAGAACAAAATATAAGTTTTGTGATCAACCTATGAAGGTATTCCTTCGCAAAACAAATGAGTATTTTGCAAAGTTGCAACAGAATTTAGAATTGTTTGAatagagctgaaacgattatTTTCGTTATAGATTggtctgtttttttattgatttataaattcattattgatattgatacaatatacaaaaatacCTATCACAATTTCTTAAAGGCCAAGGTTACGtcatataattgtttttaatgcacGGTACTCCAAAAACcaaaataatattcagtttactatcagacaaagaaaagtgcTTTAAATGGAAAAACTGTAACTTGTGAATGTTTGATACAGAATTTGAGCTTTAAAAAGTCCATTAGCAAAATGTTCAGTCAACTAATCAGTTAATAGTCTAATTGTTTCAACTCTGGTTTTCTTCATTTCAGCCCAAACAGCTATTTTGGAACAGTGACTGTACCAAACGCTGCCAGTGCATTGGACGAAACCTGATCCAGTGCGACCCGAGGCGCTGTAAGGCAGAGGAAGAGTGCACCCTGCGGTATGGAGTGAGGGGCTGCTTTGCGCAGCGCTCCCAGCACTGCGTGGCCTCTGGCGGCGGGGTTTTCAGGACCTTCGACGGGGCGTCGCTGCGGCTCCCGGCCTCCTGCTCCTTCGTCTTGTCTACAAACTGTCACAAGCTGCCCGACCTCTCCTTTCAGCTTATCGCTAACTTTGATAAATGGAGCACGCCCAACCTCACCACCATCTCTCATGTCTACCTTTATATCAACGAGGAGAATATACTCATCTCCGGCAGCACTGTCAAGGTGAGAGAAGTGTTGGACCGTATCTATGAGTTCTACTTGGCACTTTGGTTACATTACATTGACTCTAACATGGATCAGTTCTACAATGGATGTTATTTTAAACCCCTGACTTTACAAACGACAAACTGTAACCCACATTAACAACACCTTTCTACCAGTGGTAATGGTGGCAGccttggtattgaactcccgaccttctagcgttttgtttggaaggcgtaccatcACCACCCGCATCTGGTCATACTAGACCAAGAAATGCTTTAACTGCAAAACCCCAACGTGTATAAACTGCAGAATTGAGCAAGGATGCGTTTTATCGCTCATGGATTCAACATTTCCTTTGTAAGGGGAAATGTGTGTTGGTTCTTCTTTCAAATGCTGCATAGACTTGCTTTAATATAACCATTATCTCTATTAGGAGATTAATTGTTTATATTATCAACTTACTTTTCTTATGGCTTTGTGCCGTATGCAACCAAAGATGTCTGGACCAAACCTCTCCTCAAGAAACTAACAAACAGATCACATTTAAATCTCCCTTTACTTGCCAGAGGACTGGCTGTGCAATTTACCAATGTTACCACTAATAGTCTGGTAGATCTTCTCCAGTTCAGGTTTTATAACCACGTTGATTCACTAAAAGTTCAATCACTTGCTGATTGTTTTCATGAGTCTTAATCCTGCTGGATCTGAGTGACACATCCACTGCAACATTTTACTGAACCGCGTTAAGAACTATGTTTGTATCGGTGGCAATATTCACCAATCtttgtctcctttcctttttGTTCAGTGATGCATTTTGTGAAAATGAAATCCatttatgcagatgacacccaAATCTACATTCATGCTCCAGGTGTTCGAGTCTACAAGTTTAAACTGAAACACCACTCCAGGAGAAAAATCTGCATTCATCGTAAAGACATGCGATAGTcactgaaaatgaatgaaattaaagtgaCAGTGTGTCTCATCTCAAATATGTAAAGGTTTCCATCTCCTGTGTCTTCACAGGTCAACGGTACACCAGTATCAGTACCGTTTCTAACGGGGCTGATGACGCGTCTGTCCACGTCGGAAGGTTTCATCGTCATCGACACGCCTCAGGACATCCAGATTCGATACAACAGCTTCAACACTCTGAGCATCACAATGGGCCAGCGGCTTCAGAACAAGGTGTGTGGCCTCTGTGGGAATTTCAACGGAGACCCCAGTGACGACTACATCACCTCCAGGGGCAAGCCGGCTGTCAGCGCCCTGGAGCTGGCCCAGAGCTGGAAGACCAACGGTATGCAGAACAGGTGGGTGAGACATGGAGGGCTCAGTGCACTAGGTTAAGTGATTCAGTATGTTTGAGTTCCATTTTGAGCTTATTttgatgatattttatattttagccGTGATAATCATGACATAAAATGTTCATATCATCCCAGGCCTACGTTTTACACCATTTACTCTAATTTATATAATAGCACAATTCTTCTGAAAGCTTTCAAAGATCATCCCcgaaatgtaacatttaagcTCCTCTAATCAGCTTTTTCTAGTAACAATGACGACATTAGGGATAGTGACAAATATACAGAGATTAATTATCAAACTGTGACGTTCCTTTAGCTTCTTTTAGCTCGTTGTTTTGGATTTACAGCCTCCAAACTCCAATGTCATCAGCCCCATAGTTGCTAAAGATCCCAATTTAACCTGCGGAaatggtggagaccaaaaaagagctaaaagaagagtgaaATCTAACAGTTTGACAGAAACATGACTCTAAATGACGTTAATCTTTTTATATGAGTCTGTCTTGATGACCTGTTGCTGGCACTTTAGTGTTTCTCATTGTTTCTGCCATTGGGTGTCTTTGAATCCATGTAGTCCATGCTCACTGTACAAGAAAAAGGTggcacaattaaaataataataaaacaataactgtGATGTTTATCTTTCTCCTCCAGTTGTGATGAAACCCAGTTTGTGGCTCTGGCTCAGTCCTGCGACAACACGGCGGTGCTGGCGCTGCAAAGTGAAGATGCCTGCCAGAAGCTCACCCAGCTGAAGGGTTTCTTCCAGCCGTGCCACGGCCTGCTGGATCCTCGGCCCTACTACCAGTCCTGCTACCTGGACGGCTGCTACAATCACCACAAGGCTCAGGTGTGCGGCTCGCTGGCAGCCTACGCAGAGGCCTGCCGCTCTATGGGCACCCTCACCACCAAGTGGATCACCCAAGAGAACTGCTGTAAGGACACCGTGAGGCACaagcctctcacacacacacacacacacacacacacacacacacacatacacacacacacgcacacacacacacacacatatggcaCTGCATGTCTCTCCTTCTGCTGCTTGTAAAGGTTATTGAAGGTCAGATGAGTGTatcattagataatgcctcatttgcatattcaaacataacattttagaaaacttGCAATGCAAAAAATTATTGTCTTACTGTAAATATGTAACTGTGAAAGTTTCACTGTGATATATATTAGTTACAAATGACTTGTCCTTCCTGTCCCCCAGTGCTTGTTTTCCCCTCAGTCATACGTGCATGTTCACTTAAGCTAACCGCGTGTGTGACAGCTAACATTGTGCGTGCACCTGTCTTTAGCAGAATGGATCTACGACCCCTGTGCAGGAGAGATCTGCACAAACCTCACCTGCGAGCTGGAGAACGGAGGTGACCTGTGCGGCTGTCCAGAGTTACCCACCAGCACTGGAGGTGAGCTGGACATTATACTATTATACAAACTACAACTATACTACACATTCTGAAATATGGTACCGCTCAGGTGATGCACTGAAGGTGCAATACAAAAAGtacgtacatatatatatatatatatatatatatatatatatatatatatatatatatgtacgtatagatatagattatggTTGTATGTTTAAGAAACTTAACTAAATAATCTCTACAGAAAACTTTATAGATCTTATGATCGGCTGACACATaaacactaatactaatatatGTGATGagataaaattggctttattgttaaAATCCTACtgctgtgtttaaatgtgcaaaatgtgtgtgtgtgcgcgcgtgtgtgtgtgtgtgtgtgtctctcgtAGGTGATGATGACATCATCCAGGCGGACGTGACCTGTAAGCATGCTCAGATGGAGGTCTCCATCTCCAAGTGTAAGCTCTTCCAGCTGGGCTTTGAGCGAGAGGACGTGAGGATCAACGACGAGCACTGCGGCGGCATTGAGGGAGAAGACTTCATCTCCTTCCGCATCAACAACACGAAGGGCCACTGCGGCTCCATCGTGCAGGTCGGCGTACATTCCTTTTGTGCGCGTACTTGCTTTTTcgttttgttttctaaaaccTGATTCTATCGTTTTTTTTACTGCAGGCAAAGATACAGTATGTCCTAAACTAACAGTTGAAGTATGAAAGTTTGATAataattatttgtgtgtttgttggataaataaatgtattaaatagtAATGATCTTCTGGATaatgatcttctcatctcactctctaAAGTAAAGcatattttcataaatgtttagtCCTTTAAGACAGAAACAAATagtttttcccaaaatgtccgaCTGTTCCTGTTCCTGCGCCCACCAGCAGTGAAATGTGTCCTCATGTATCAACCGTCTTCCAGCATCTTCCTGTTCTGTTTCCTGACGCTCTAAATATCTCTGTGACAGTCGAATGgcacacacatcatgtacaaGAACACCGTGTGGATCGAGAGCGTCAACAACACGGGGAACGTCATCACCAGAGACCGGACCATCAACGTGGAGTTTTCCTGCGCCTACGAACTGGACCTGAGGATCTCGCTGGAGACCGTCCTCAAGCCGATGCTCAGGTCAGATGGAAGACAGTATCTGTAGAACGATTAATAAAACTAAACGCTGTTAGAGATAACAGCTACATTTCTCCTCCACCCCCCAGTGTGATAAACCTCACCTTACCGACCCAGGAGGGAAACTTCATCACCAAGATGGCTCTGTATAAGAACTCGTCGTACAGAAACCCGTACAGGGAGGGGGAGGTGGTGCTCAGCACGCGGGACAGCCTCTTCGTGGGCGTCTTTGTGGAAGGGGCGGATGAAAATCAGCTCATCCTCATCGTGAACATGTGCTGGGCCACGCCGTCCCGCTACAGCAGCGACCGACTACGCTATATCATCATAGAGAGAGGGTAGgctttcacagacacacacacacacacacacacacacacacacacacacacgcacacacacgcacacacacacacacacacacacacacacacactgtagggctcaacatcacacacattttcctcctgctgcaactaacgattattctcattattgattaatctggtAATGATTCTCATTAATTATTTAGCctatacaatatttaaaagaaatgcctTTCAAAATGTCACAGATCTCAAGATTCTttcttcaaattgcttttttagttaaaaaatacaaacataataaataaagcagcgAATCCTGACACTAGAACAAGGGAATGTTTGTAATGTtcgcttgataaatgacttaaactATTAATCTATTATCATATTTGTTGTCATTTCAGCAGTGTATGTTTCATAATACTAAGACTTGAGTACTAACCAGGCAcataaaatcattttttatatttgatatttattcTATTCTCATCTCTAATTACCTTTAAGCACCTGATCAGTGCATGTGTCCATCTACATGGTTCTTCTCCCAGgaacattcatatatatatatttactgtttgttaaaaacatgtggacaacaaaaaactatttcaaattgTGTAAAACTGTCGTGTGTCGTACGACCTTTGTGCCGAATAATGGCGTTTCTACATATTGTGAAAATAACTATATATGGTATGCACAGGTAAGACATGTAGCTGTAGATGGAGAGAGTGAAAAACAGCCAAGTGTTCAAGGGgttaaaggaaaacacacatgttgtgtgttgtatatgtCTAATTAGGTGCAAAGCAAAATTGtagcaaatgttttaatgaatcCAAACcttaaagtattcctttaatctCTCTCCAGGTGTCCAAACATTAAGGACAACACCATCGGCATGGCAGAGAACGGCGTGTCTCTCACCTGCCGCTTCCACGTCACCGTCTTCAAGTTCATCGGGGATTACGATGAAGTCCACCTGCACTGCGACGTCACTCTGTGTGACTCGGAAACAAACGCCTGCAAAGTGGTGAGAAAATGTTCAAAGGTTAAAAGTGGTGATGAGAGAATGGATGTATTAATGCATGTGTGCCGTGCGTCCAGAACTGTCCACACAAGAGAAGAATGTACTCGGAGGACAGTGACCATCAGGAGCACATACTGACGGTGGGACCCATAAGAAGGAGAGGTGAGTTTTACGGTTTCAGTCCAGATTTAAAGGCTGTGTcacacacatctccgtatgacagaaacatgtgccggcgcatacggaactttgtcagagtccaaatacgtccaacttttcatcggatcagaaaagtgaatatatacagatacgcatgtctaacctattgatagcgcatcacttactaatacagaatgtatcagacgaatacccaacaaatgcataacgtatacaacaatatcggcaacacgctggtgtacgttgatataaggtaaggtataagtagtgttcgttaagagcaggtggtgttacgctggtgtacgttgatataaggtaaggtataagtagtgttcgttaagagcaggtggtgttacgcaggtgtacgttgatataaggtaaggtataagtagtgttcgttaagagcaggtggtgttacgctggtgtacgttgatataaggtaaggtataagtagtgttcgttaagagcaggtggtgttacgctggtgtacgttgatataaggtaaggtataagtagtgttctttaagagcaggcggtgttacgctggggtgcgttgttgaacactgatgttttgagcatgttcaaaattacccgacgtgtgcttcatacgatatgcagacgttacggaatacatacgtgaatacttacctacgtgaatatagtacgtgaatacttacctacgtaaatatagtatgcgaatacttacctacgtaaatatagtacgtgaatacctacgtgaatacatacgtgaatacttacctacgtgaatatagtatgtgaatacttacctacgtaaatatagtacgtgaatacttaactacgtgaatatagtatgtgaatacttacctacgtaaatatagtacgtgaatacttaactacgtgaatatagtatgtgaatacttacctacgtaaatatagtacgtgaatacttaactacgtgaatatagtatgtgaatacttacctacgtaaatatagtacgtgaatacttaactacgtgaatatagtatgtgaatacttacctacgtgaatacagtacgtgaatacttacctacgtaaatatagtacgtgaatacttacctacgtgaatatagtacgtgaatacttacctacgtaaatacagtacgtgaatacttacctacgtaaatatagtacgtgaatacttacgtgaatacctacgtgaatacctacgtgactacattagaggtacgttagatataggctacgtcggctgacggtcaACCCTACatccaatgtattgataacgagtggataccctattcctacccgatgttaagatgatgcctgacgacggagtaacttattaaacgtgtttctacagtacagctagcgttcagcatgttagccgttctccagcatcagcatgacgtgaaccaaatggcacttttccagctctgttggccagacgctctgatatgttttaaataagtaagtgctatcaatgtttgacatacgtataataatttgttatgtgttCGTtgtgtatgcgtcagctacaacaccgctgtggaaaagttggacacattttgagctacttttcatatacgccggcatgtttctgtcatacggagctgagtgacagggcctttactagTTTTTATGCTTCTCTTGGGTTTTACCTTTTGAATCGGTGAAAATCTGCAGAGGATTTAAAGCAAAGCATCTCAAAACTAAGTTTATTTCCttcaagaaacattttaaaaacagg of Cottoperca gobio chromosome 14, fCotGob3.1, whole genome shotgun sequence contains these proteins:
- the tecta gene encoding alpha-tectorin, yielding MVRPGCPVILLHLFSIFLQIGARTQDILYPYGPSNRDLETPKMDDGSSAEITLSIQFIFFNVPYRTIYINNNGVISFNVQVSQFTPEAFPLSDSRSFIAPLWADVHNGIRGDVFYRESIEPEILERATKDVRKYFKTTPTFTATWVFITTWHQVTFYGGSQTTPVNTFQAVLVSDSVAFFTMFNYGEITWSTGTASGGDPLTGLGGTTAQSGFNGGDIGHFFNLPGSRSNDVVNIEQTTNVNTPGRWFFRVDTELVDPANGCSYNGRFYRRGEIFWLSDQCSQRCRCLDIDNEVQCQEAPCGQLETCEQQEGAFYCQPTRTSTCVVFGDPHYHTFDGFLYHFQGTCSYLLARPCWEVAGLPFFSVEAKNENRGVASVSWLRDVTVEVYGHRVTLPKGSFGAVQVDGLLKTLPVQLQLGAIRIYQSGVAIALETDFGLLVTYDGQHYASISLPSSYFNNTCGLCGNYNDDPADDPVLPDGSLAESVVELGGSWRAEDTDWRCTDGCAQNCSVCDPATEAFYFRSDYCGLINKTDGPFRDCRAVVDPTAFVYSCVYDMCSNRDNITTLCQAIQAYALACQALGVTIRSWRSRTFCALSCPEFSNYQVCTSACPASCSDLTSSLYCLHPCTEGCQCDPGYVLSGSHCVQHDDCGCEHNDLYYPLNKTFWAGPSGEEGECTLRCTCEPGGKVSCFNESCKEGEVCVAEVGLLGCYPRREGMCSITQNSVTTSFDGTFLLFPDDSSYYLLKLCSAVPANGSMVEVKMGRRLVNKGPTWKRPVVVTVANLEAQMGGTDFDTVKVNGEPVVLPYVHPMETMMIYRAPGNATVVESRGLLRVQYNRQGFLNISLSTLFYNVTCGLCGVFNSNSTDDLRLPNGRLAESTEQFTDGWRSIADDLTCNGDCDDLYRMCTDLRLYQNPWMCGNINDPGNSSFLACHAVVNPSPFFRNCLYNMCVKQGNRSALCSSLQAYATACQDAQVGLASWRSATNCPLPCPQNSHFDECTGACPLTCVNLDEPEEPCQLPCQEGCQCEEGFALRDGLCVARSDCGCMSHGRQLATNQTFWTDWECQERCYCNGSDNSVYCQLAPCHLEEYCQEDDGLYLCQPRTEALCVAAGYGHFLPFGGVPFELQSSCTLRMATTACGRENGEHATNSGNFPQFKLAARNEERDTGQAIWVRGFVLEVYEYEIEVSRSYKNTVTVNKERLYLPLKLGSGKVNIFSWGMQLILETDFGLKVAFDWNTLLLFTLPHDLYNSSCGLCQGMPLSPPTLTTTDWGMAWAERDTFCQVGCGDSCPRCGLGETSVLNDVPLMVADANMNMDTDNGANEVDTGIRFHIGNGLYVFVEPEAVRLCGLIVDRGGVFARCHSKVVPAFFYQSCLQDTCLDQGAQDTICNWLQMYASTCQTQAVPVSGWRSDTPCVQSCLPNSHYSSCVSVCPPQCAPARGQRDCSQDCVEGCQCDQGYVLNGKSCILPQNCGCYTDGKYYEPKQLFWNSDCTKRCQCIGRNLIQCDPRRCKAEEECTLRYGVRGCFAQRSQHCVASGGGVFRTFDGASLRLPASCSFVLSTNCHKLPDLSFQLIANFDKWSTPNLTTISHVYLYINEENILISGSTVKVNGTPVSVPFLTGLMTRLSTSEGFIVIDTPQDIQIRYNSFNTLSITMGQRLQNKVCGLCGNFNGDPSDDYITSRGKPAVSALELAQSWKTNGMQNSCDETQFVALAQSCDNTAVLALQSEDACQKLTQLKGFFQPCHGLLDPRPYYQSCYLDGCYNHHKAQVCGSLAAYAEACRSMGTLTTKWITQENCSEWIYDPCAGEICTNLTCELENGGDLCGCPELPTSTGGDDDIIQADVTCKHAQMEVSISKCKLFQLGFEREDVRINDEHCGGIEGEDFISFRINNTKGHCGSIVQSNGTHIMYKNTVWIESVNNTGNVITRDRTINVEFSCAYELDLRISLETVLKPMLSVINLTLPTQEGNFITKMALYKNSSYRNPYREGEVVLSTRDSLFVGVFVEGADENQLILIVNMCWATPSRYSSDRLRYIIIERGCPNIKDNTIGMAENGVSLTCRFHVTVFKFIGDYDEVHLHCDVTLCDSETNACKVNCPHKRRMYSEDSDHQEHILTVGPIRRRESDWCEERNGGCEQICTSKMSGPVCSCVTGMLQRDGKSCRTVSSSCNLTPAVSLLSISAVISVFPARIHTLLS